Proteins encoded in a region of the Apostichopus japonicus isolate 1M-3 chromosome 19, ASM3797524v1, whole genome shotgun sequence genome:
- the LOC139960153 gene encoding alpha-L-fucosidase-like, giving the protein MRLIPGIRTMVRIPLKMIRLGLYALLFLSITEVIVYISGFKGAAVRYNPNWKSLDSRPIPDWYEDAKFGIFIHWGVYSVPSFGSEWFWWNWQGEQSMNFEAFMRSNYRPGFTYTDFAPAFTAEFFNPKHWANIIAASGAKYVVLTSKHHEGYTLWPSKFSWNWNAKDIGPGRDLVGELSRAIRETHLRFGLYFSLFEWFNPLYLLDKKNDFKTTQYVDLVMTPQLSELVNTYKPEVLWADGDWEAGSEYWNSTHFLAWLYNESPVKDTVVTNDRWGKEAKCTHGGFFSCDDRYNPGHLVKHKWENCMTIDKLSWGYRRDATLDDYFTIEELIKILMETISCGGNLLMNVGPTHDGRIAPIFEERLRDMGKWLSVNGEAVYSTKPWQHQNDSLTHGVWYTSKTGRSNTYVYATVLKWPKTNTLNLMGVKSKKIQQLQMLGYSENVKWMKSDSEGIVVTLPSFSPAEVPCQWAWVLKFTLPLQ; this is encoded by the exons ATGCGATTGATCCCTGGAATCAGAACAATGGTCAGAATTCCACTCAAGATGATTCGTCTAGGGCTGTACGCCCTCCTGTTTCTCTCGATCACAGAGGTGATAGTATACATTTCAGGTTTCAAGGGTGCAGCTGTCCGTTACAATCCTAACTGGAAATCTTTAGACTCACGTCCGATCCCAGATTGGTACGAAGATGCCAAATTTGGTATATTCATCCATTGGGGCGTCTACAGTGTCCCAAGTTTTGGTTCTGAGTGGTTCTGGTGGAACTGGCAAGGAGAACAAAGCATGAACTTTGAGGCATTCATGAGATCCAACTACAGGCCTGGTTTTACCTACACAGATTTTGCTCCCGCTTTCACAGCCGAGTTTTTCAACCCGAAACATTGGGCAAACATTATTGCAGCATCTGGTGCTAA GTACGTGGTCTTGACGAGTAAACACCATGAAGGATATACCCTTTGGCCGTCTAAGTTTTCTTGGAACTGGAATGCCAAAGATATAGGCCCTGGAAGGGATCTTGTAG GTGAACTTTCAAGAGCAATCAGAGAAACACACCTACGATTTGGTTTATATTTCTCCCTGTTTGAGTGGTTCAATCCCTTATACCTGCTGGATAAGAAGAATGATTTCAAAACTACACAGTATGTTGAT CTGGTGATGACACCTCAGTTGAGCGAACTAGTCAATACTTACAAACCAGAGGTTCTTTGGGCTGACGGTGACTGGGAAGCCGGAAGTGAATATTGGAACTCGACACATTTCTTGGCTTGGCTCTATAATGAGAG CCCAGTAAAGGATACAGTTGTCACAAATGATCGATGGGGTAAGGAGGCTAAATGCACCCATGGTGGATTCTTCTCTTGCGATGATCGTTACAATCCAG GCCACTTGGTCAAACATAAATGGGAGAACTGCATGACCATTGATAAATTATCCTGGGGTTATCGACGTGACGCCACTTTGGATGATTACTTCACCATCGAGGAACTGATCAAAATTCTCATGGAGACTATCAG CTGCGGTGGGAATTTATTGATGAATGTTGGTCCAACACACGACGGTCGCATAGCCCCCATCTTTGAAGAACGGCTACGTGACATGGGCAAGTGGCTTTCTGTTAATGGTGAGGCTGTCTACTCAACCAAGCCTTGGCAGCATCAAAATGACTCTCTAACTCATGGAGTTTG GTATACGAGCAAAACTGGCCGGTCAAACACATATGTCTATGCAACCGTGTTGAAGTGGCCAAAAACTAACACTTTAAATCTGATGGGTGTTAAATCCAAGAAAATTCAGCAGTTACAGATGTTAGGCTACTCAGAGAATGTCAAATGGATGAAAAGTGACAGTGAGGGAATTGTGGTGACCCTCCCTTCCTTCAGTCCCGCAGAGGTGCCATGCCAGTGGGCGTGGGTGCTGAAGTTTACTCTACCACTTCAGTAA